Genomic window (Methanococcoides methylutens):
TTCGAAGGGAAATAGTCCGGGATAATGAAAATATCAATTTGATCCAGAGATCCAGGTAGAAAGTAGAAAAAGTAGAAAAAGTAGAAAAAGTAGAAAAAATATTGAGAAAAAGTGAATATTGCAGAAAATACCGCATATTCACAAAGGCATATTATTGTTCATTCATGTCGAAGGTCATGACCTGTCCGTTCTCATCAGTGATAGTCATAACTTCATCGATAATTGACATTTCTGATTTGACATTGCCGGATGCATCATAGCTGGTCCAGATGACCATCTCAGCTTCTTCTGACCAAAGGTATTCAATTTTAGCAATATCTTCTGTAACAGGTTCGATCTCGACAACTGCTTTACATAGTGTCACTCCATCAATTACCTCAGTCCCAACGATCTCCATATCCATACTCTCGCCGGTTTGTGGGTTTGATGCTTGCCATGTAGTTCCCACAGGACACCATTCATTTTCAGCATCTTCCGGTGTTGTGACAGTGATCTCCACATCATCATCAGTATAGGTCGTTGTCTCAGCATCGTCGCCAGAACATCCTGCAGCCATCATAGTGATAGCGATCAATAAAATTAACCATATTTTGTTCATAGTAATTCCCCATAATAAGTTCAGTTTGTTAGGACTTAAGCATATCGAAGGCTGATGCCATCTTATTTTAGAGAGTTTAAAATAAATCGATCTCGCAGGCGTTTTCTGGAAACGCCTACCTTTCAATTGTAGAATATGAAAAGACCCGCAATGTAGGCAACATATGTGATAAGGATCACACCGCCTTCCCACCTGTCGAGCCGTTTTCTTGTTATCCCAAAGATCACAAGCATCAACATGATAAGGATCATAACCGGGAAGTCATAGTTAATTGACTGAGGGAGAATAGGAAGTGTTCGGATCTGTGAAGAGAACCCCAGTATCATGGCAATATCCATTGTGTTGGCTCCAAGGATGTTGCCTATGGAGAGGTCCTGATGTCCCTTCAATGTTGCAGATATAGCAGTTATGAGTTCTGGTAATGATGTTCCAAGGGCTACAAGTGTGAGTCCGATGATCATTTCAGGGATTCCCAGCCAGTATGCGATCTCAGTTCCGGAATCTACGAGTAGTCGGCTGCCGATGACCACACAGGCTGAGCCAAGTATGAAATAGAATATATCAGACTTCATTTCTTTCAGGGATAACTTTTCCCTTTTATTTTCCGATCCATCGAATATTGCAGACTGGAGGCGGTAGTTGTAGTAAAGGAAACCTACGAAAATAGCAAGCAATATCAGACCATCAATTGATGTTAGAACTCCATCCAGTGTTAAAGCTATAAGTGTGAGTCCAGAAATGAGCATGATGGCACCTTTATGGAGGAATCCTCCATCTTCCAGGGGTATTGCCTTTATCGTTATGACCAATCCCAGTGCCAGACCGATATTACAGATAGCTGAGCCAACTGCATTTCCTATGGTGAGGTCGGTGTGACCAATATATGCAGCTATTGCAGAAACTGTGAACTCGGGAGCAGTTGTGGCAAAGCTTACAATTGTGGCCCCTATAATGATCTTTGGAAGCCCGCTTTTTGTTGAAATGGATACTGCGGATTCGATGAACCAATCCGCCCCCTTAGTAATCAGAATAAGGCCTAACAGGAAAAGCAATAAAGTCGAGATCACCATGGTCTCCCCTATAGCTTTCCATTACATTTAAATTGAATGTCTTAATCCTCGCTGGTAATAACAAGTACGGGTCCGACATCTGCTGCAATTATCCAGCGTGTGAGACTGCCAAGCGGATCTCTCCTCAGGGACTCGGATCCCATGACAGTAAGGTCCACAGCTTTCTCTTCTGCTATTCTTATAAGATCTCTACCGATATCCTCGCTGCTGAGAACGATCTTTTCAGCTGGGATCCCTGCTTTTTTAGCTTCGTTCATTGCATATTCCATGTTAGCTTCGATGTTCTCTTTGACAACTGCCAGCATCTTCTCAGAGAGCTCTTTTGGAAAGATGGATTCAAGTTCCCTTCTTTTTTCCAGATAGACGATTATGAGATTGCCGCCTTCTTTTTCTGCAACATGAAGTGCATGATCGACACCCCTTTTTGACATTTGTGTCTCGTCTATTGGAACAAGGATGTTCCTGTATGCTATATCCCCCATAATGACAACTCCATTAGTTTATTTGCTTTCCATCTATTTACCGGATTCCCTTTTATTCCAACCCGAGTACTGTAACAGCAGCAACGATCAACACTCCAAGCCCAATCATTCTCACAGCATGTTTTATGACACTTTGCTTTGCTATCTTCCCGGAATATATCCCCAGTATGGCAAGAACTGAGATGCTTAATACGACAGCTATCTCAAGAGCCATCTCGTCAAAGAAATAGAAGGGTGAGATCGGGACAAGGGATCCCATAAAGCTCGAACCACCATGAGCTATGGAATCGTTCCATATCTTCTTCTTTGTCCGGGCCTCCAGATCAGTTGATTCCAGACTCCTTAGCAATGGTTTCTCGAGTTCAGCCAGGTTTCCGTATTCTACGGCACTCTCTGCAAGATAGGATCCAATACCATTTGTCATGGCAAGAGCGACTGCACCTCCAAGGGCTGCATTTATGATAATTGACGGATCGTCAACAACATGTGACGTTCCGATTACCACACCAAGCACAGCTAGAAGACCGTCGATGCTGCCCAGAATGATGTATCTTCCCTGTTCTTTATTAAACTTCATATCCAATTCTCGGCCGGGTCTTTTGAACTTTCGCAGGTGATCAGAAGAGGACGGCCTGATAAAACATTAAACCGTAGACCTGATCATCATACCAGAACATCTACCCGCTTTTCAACCATATGCTTGCGGAAGGCAGATTCTGGAAGTCTAAATGCTTATTTGTTCATACTTTTGATTCATACATTCGTCAATAGCTTCGCTGGACTAAACTGCTGACGATTGTTGATGAGGACTGGTTTGATACCCAAGAATAGTTAGATAGCACCCATACCCGATATTCATATTGTGTCTGTAAGTACATAGACTTTACGAAAAAGTACGCTTTGTCTGAAAAATAGGGTATTTATCGAACAACAACATGGATTTTCGGACAAAAAAATACGAATCGTTGGATAAGTGGCAAATTATGACATGTTTTTATTTAACTTTTTATCGCCCTCAGACAAATAATTTTTAATATTAGATGACATAATATTTAATATTAGATAACATAATTTTTATATGAAAAACCAAAGAAGGATGTGAGATTATCAAAACAACAAATAAAATAATTCTTGCATCAGTGTTTGGCATCTTCATTTTGTTGATCGCATCCCTCTTATTCATGCCATTTATATTTTCTGGACCCGTGTCCCCCTTTTTTGTAGTCCACAACCACGATATTAATGACCATACTGTGGTCATTGACGTATTCGATTCACGCAACGTGTCCATAATAACAGAAACTTATAAGTTGGAACCTAAGAGTGATATCTCCCGAAAGAGACCTTTGGGATTACGGCTCCCATTATCAAAAGGCGAGTTTAAGATAAATGTCACTGTGGATAACGAAACTATGGAAACACATCACGTAGAATTGCCACATCCGCATACAATGGTCGATATACGACTATATTATGAAGACTATATGGGAAACGTGACTCCAATCTCTGTAGAAGTAGCGGCGGTTGTATAATCCTCTTTATTAATTTATTTGAAAAATATTTCGGATATTTAAATATAATTTTTGTCTAAATGCCCGATTTTTCGGACAAAGCGGAAAAAGTAACCATAGGAACTGATCCTTGAAACGGAAAAATAGAAACGCAATTTACTGTTTCCCAAAGAGAGAAAGATCAAACAGCATATGGTCAAGTATCGTAAATCTCTGGCCAAGGATGACCATGTTTCCAAAACGATTGGTATATAGATATCAACTTTAAGTCATTCTACAAGAGCTTCTATACTACGATTCCAAATCTTACCAAAATTAATTTTCTGATGGGACTTAGGAAGATCATCGAGAGCGAAGATAGAATGTTGAGGTTGATTGGGGTTGATTATAATATCTTATTCGTGTTATCAGCTCTGTTACCAACTTCGGTATATTAGTATCCTATTATGGGTTTAAAAACCATTATTAATCAATAATTCAAATTTAAAGAGTATACAAAAACAGGAGAAATAAAAATGTCAAATTCACAAACAATGTCAACAGAAGAGCTGTTTGCACTCCCAAAGAATAAATTTATTGACAGATGTAAAGAATGGTGCAATGAGTTCAATGATGGAAAACCTATGAAAACTGATGAAAATAATCCATGTCCAGTTCACATATGGGTTGCACTTAATGGGGAAAAATGTGCTCATGATACCGTTGCAAATATTGCACAGTGTCCTGTATGTGACCAGCCAATGTGTCCGGATTGCATGAATCATAGTGTCCACCAACTCTCAAGGGTAACTGGCTATATATCCAATGTTAGTGGATGGAATGCTGCAAAAAAACAGGAACTTAAAGACCGCGTTCGATCTGATATAAAATGATATGAACCATACGTAAATAGGAAAATAATGCGGGAACAGAAGCGAATTGTTTAACGTTTTTTTGGGGAGGTTGTCAAACCAGAGTCACAGCCAGTTGGCAAGGTCCCTTTAGCTCCTACTCCCATATTCTATATTATTTTTAGAGTAAATACGGCTATTGGTTCAAAATCTCGTAACTAAAAAAAGTTTTTTGAGGTTGGAGTCACCGGAAAAATGCACATGGATGTTAAATCGGACTTCAGGAAAAGTTGAAAAATAGCCTCTTCGAAGTCCTGTATAAAAAACTACTCCATATAATAGACGATGTTCTGGTTTAAAATTTCTGATGACTTCTATCAATACTTAAAAAAGGAGTCAAGCGGCTATATCATGAGCCATTTGCTTGAAAATTGGACTTTTAGACTTATGGAAGGCAGATTCTATAACATATTCCAATTCCTCTTCCATAAATGGCTTTTGAAGATAGCCCGCAGGATTTGCAATAGATGCTCTTGCTCTTGTCTCTTTGTCCGGATCACCGGTAAGAAATATAAATGGAACAAAGTGTGACTTCAATATTTCTGTTGCAGCTTCAATGCCATCCATTTTCCCCTTCAGGTAAATATCTATGATAATAAGATCTGGCTTTTTCTCTTCAACCATCCTTATAGCATCTTCCCCGGATGTAGCATGTCCTGCAAACTTGTATCCCATATCCAGAAGCTTAAGTTTGATCATCATGGCAACGATCATCTCGTCTTCAACTATGAGGATATTCTTTTCTTTCATAGCTCCCTCTCTTGAAATAGAATATCACTTTTTAAAATATGAAAAATGCCGGAGATGATCCGGCATTCTTTAGATGTACCCCCTACATCATATTCAATTTACTTTGCATGCCAAGCGCAGGATTTTCCTTCCTTAACCTTCTTTGACATGATCTCAACTTGCCTGACAGATTGCCAAAGGCCATGGACATTACAGCTTGCTAATGCTTTAAGCTTCATGATCACAGCTTTTGTACCACAGTCTCCACAAACGTTCACACCACGAATGTGACAGATCTCATATGCACGTATTCCAACAATTTCTTCTGTAGGTTCTACAGTAAATGTTGCTTCTGCTTTCTCATCGGAAGGTGAAAGCTCCACTCTTCCGATCTTCGTATCTCCCAGATACAGTTCAATCCACTCGATATAGTGGTCATCCTGCATCACATGTGGGACTTCTCCGAGTCTTACAGTAACCTCAAATGAACCTTCTGCTGTCATCACATCTTCAGCTTCGATGACAGGAACGTGCTTCATCTCGGTTTCTGTCATATTCTCCGGATCTTTCAGGTGGTTAATTACTTGTTCGGTCATAGGATCTCACCCCTTAATTCAATATATTATATGCTCTTTGAAAATATATAGTTGCCAGCAATTTGCTGACAACTATTCCTCATGTTCAGAACTTGTAATTCTTCACCGAGTGATACAGGATCACACCGAAGAATACAATTATTACAGCCAGGAGGCCGAAATATGAGACTGGATCCCATACGAACTGC
Coding sequences:
- a CDS encoding class II SORL domain-containing protein translates to MTEQVINHLKDPENMTETEMKHVPVIEAEDVMTAEGSFEVTVRLGEVPHVMQDDHYIEWIELYLGDTKIGRVELSPSDEKAEATFTVEPTEEIVGIRAYEICHIRGVNVCGDCGTKAVIMKLKALASCNVHGLWQSVRQVEIMSKKVKEGKSCAWHAK
- a CDS encoding calcium/sodium antiporter — its product is MVISTLLLFLLGLILITKGADWFIESAVSISTKSGLPKIIIGATIVSFATTAPEFTVSAIAAYIGHTDLTIGNAVGSAICNIGLALGLVITIKAIPLEDGGFLHKGAIMLISGLTLIALTLDGVLTSIDGLILLAIFVGFLYYNYRLQSAIFDGSENKREKLSLKEMKSDIFYFILGSACVVIGSRLLVDSGTEIAYWLGIPEMIIGLTLVALGTSLPELITAISATLKGHQDLSIGNILGANTMDIAMILGFSSQIRTLPILPQSINYDFPVMILIMLMLVIFGITRKRLDRWEGGVILITYVAYIAGLFIFYN
- a CDS encoding response regulator encodes the protein MKEKNILIVEDEMIVAMMIKLKLLDMGYKFAGHATSGEDAIRMVEEKKPDLIIIDIYLKGKMDGIEAATEILKSHFVPFIFLTGDPDKETRARASIANPAGYLQKPFMEEELEYVIESAFHKSKSPIFKQMAHDIAA
- the nrdD gene encoding anaerobic ribonucleoside-triphosphate reductase, whose translation is MSNSQTMSTEELFALPKNKFIDRCKEWCNEFNDGKPMKTDENNPCPVHIWVALNGEKCAHDTVANIAQCPVCDQPMCPDCMNHSVHQLSRVTGYISNVSGWNAAKKQELKDRVRSDIK
- a CDS encoding universal stress protein encodes the protein MGDIAYRNILVPIDETQMSKRGVDHALHVAEKEGGNLIIVYLEKRRELESIFPKELSEKMLAVVKENIEANMEYAMNEAKKAGIPAEKIVLSSEDIGRDLIRIAEEKAVDLTVMGSESLRRDPLGSLTRWIIAADVGPVLVITSED
- a CDS encoding VIT1/CCC1 transporter family protein, giving the protein MKFNKEQGRYIILGSIDGLLAVLGVVIGTSHVVDDPSIIINAALGGAVALAMTNGIGSYLAESAVEYGNLAELEKPLLRSLESTDLEARTKKKIWNDSIAHGGSSFMGSLVPISPFYFFDEMALEIAVVLSISVLAILGIYSGKIAKQSVIKHAVRMIGLGVLIVAAVTVLGLE